A DNA window from Zonotrichia leucophrys gambelii isolate GWCS_2022_RI chromosome 15, RI_Zleu_2.0, whole genome shotgun sequence contains the following coding sequences:
- the LOC135454742 gene encoding solute carrier family 2, facilitated glucose transporter member 11-like — MTGFLSNLVQYQGLFRMITVLGIGGTFQIGFQISTITYMSQHVKAFINETWLERYGHPIQQDNLLFLWSFTVSIFGIGGLLGSSGSRYLTVKFGKKKCLLCNNVLMIVAASIMGCSKISQSFEMILIGRFMCGVSAGLCVPLHHQYVGEISPRKLRGFANSTSSFFWTLGKAIGQISGQRELLGSQALWPLLMASCGLPALVQLLALPFFPESPPYLLMQKGDQEACKKAIRQLWGEGQHQAEIDDIMKEKATMKNTKILSVLELVREPAFRWQLYMIVTLTATIQLCGINAIYFYTFEVLQAAGFDEKMASYMTLSIGLSELVAAVVCSSIIERLGRKALIRGGYWIMGSLLAAITVTLSLQDWYFWMPYCSLALIILFTVVFAVGPGGATVSTRVEIFKLSCRPPAFVISSVLNWLGVFVIGTSFPFIVERLKHFCFLIFMVVLFTSGMIVHLFLPETKGKSIVEITEEFNKLNFKNKKIPATPNHVSEDYTFCTRL, encoded by the exons ATGACTGGTTTCCTTTCAAACCTG GTTCAGTACCAGGGGCTCTTTCGGATGATCACAGTCCTGGGCATTGGTGGCACATTCCAAATTGGCTTTCAGATCTCCACCATCACCTACATGTCTCAG cACGTTAAGGCTTTCATTAATGAGACGTGGCTGGAGCGCTATGGCCACCCCATCCAGCAGGACAACCTCCTGTTCCTGTGGTCCTTCACTGTGTCCATCTTCGGCATAGGAGGGCTCCTGGGCTCCTCAGGCAGCAGATACCTCACTGTCAAATTTGGCAA AAAGAAATGTCTCTTGTGCAACAACGTGCTGATGATAGTGGCAGCCTCCATCATGGGCTGCAGTAAAATATCCCAGTCCTTTGAGATGATTCTGATTGGACGCTTCATGTGTGGAGTGAGTGCAG GTCTTTGTGTTCCTCTACATCACCAATATGTTGGAGAAATTTCCCCCAGGAAGCTCCGTGGATTTGCAAACTCGACTTCCTCCTTCTTTTGGACGTTGGGAAAAGCCATAGGGCAAATTTCAGGACAAAG ggagctgctgggcagccaggCTCTGTGGCCCCTGCTGATGGCCTCCTGTggcctgccagccctggtgcagctgctcgcccttcccttcttcccagaGTCCCCACCCTACCTCCTCATGCAGAAAGGAGACCAGGAAGCCTGCAAAAAAG CCATAAGGCAGCTTTGGGGTGAAGGCCAACACCAAGCAGAGATTGATGACATCATGAAAGAGAAAGCAACAATGAAAAACACCAAGATCTTGAGTGTCCTGGAACTAGTGAGAGAACCAGCTTTCCGTTGGCAGCTGTACATGATAGTTACCCTGACCGCCACAATTCAGCTCTGTGGCATCAATGCA atttatttttacacTTTTGAAGTCCTCCAGGCAGCTGGCTTTGATGAAAAAATGGCCTCCTACATGACCCTCTCCATTGGGCTCTCTGAACTCGTGGCTGCTGTAGTCTGT AGCTCCATCATTGAGAGGCTGGGCAGGAAAGCTCTCATCAGAGGAGGCTACTGGATCATGGGCTCACTGCTAGCTGCTATCACTGTgactctgtccctgcag gactGGTACTTCTGGATGCCATACTGCAGCCTTGCTCTCATTATCCTGTTTACAGTTGTCTTTGCTGTTGGGCCAG GTGGCGCCACGGTTTCCACCAGGGTTGAGATTTTCAAGCTGTCCTGCAGGCCCCCCGCCTTTGTGATCAGCTCGGTTCTGAACTGGCTGGGGGTGTTTGTGATCGGCACCTCCTTCCCGTTCATCGTG GAAAGACTGAAGCACTTCTGCTTCCTCATCTTTATGGTGGTACTTTTCACTTCAGGGATGATTGTCCACCTGTTCCTCCCAGAAACAAAAGGGAAATCAATCGTGGAAATCACAGAAGAATTCAATAAGCTGaactttaaaaacaagaaaattccAGCAACTCCAAATCATGTCTCAGAGGATTATACCTTCTGCACCAGGCTTTGA